The Poecilia reticulata strain Guanapo linkage group LG13, Guppy_female_1.0+MT, whole genome shotgun sequence genome has a segment encoding these proteins:
- the zgc:154093 gene encoding cdc42 effector protein 2: MPAKTPIYLKTTTPKKGKKLRLRDVLSGDMISPPLGDVRHSAHVGPEGEGDMFGDVGFLQGKMDMLPAHGHARSHSVDRAATQEPRSFAYNGCHYQQASNGLLKSTVSMPVCVAHEQAPPKPPRLHLDQQPGEPGDAQPEVCEAPAVRRLVPSSGSFSEASSEDSVSETCGPPDVRRGLSLDSDAGLSNEDLSSERSDSPCPVPGLQPAESLARLDLDLDLGPSIMEDVLSIMDRYKGEDDRCEL; this comes from the coding sequence atgccAGCAAAGACACCAATCTACCTGAAAACTACAACCCCAAAGAAAGGGAAGAAGCTGCGGCTGCGTGACGTCCTGTCGGGGGACATGATCAGCCCCCCGCTGGGAGACGTGCGCCACAGCGCGCACGTGGGACCGGAAGGCGAGGGGGACATGTTTGGAGACGTGGGTTTCCTCCAGGGGAAGATGGACATGCTTCCGGCCCACGGCCACGCCCGCTCGCACAGCGTGGACCGGGCCGCCACGCAGGAGCCCCGCAGCTTCGCCTACAACGGCTGCCACTACCAGCAGGCCTCCAACGGGCTGCTGAAGAGCACCGTGTCCATGCCGGTGTGCGTCGCCCACGAGCAGGCCCCGCCCAAGCCGCCGCGGCTCCACCTGGACCAGCAGCCAGGGGAGCCGGGTGACGCTCAGCCGGAAGTCTGTGAAGCCCCCGCTGTGCGCAGGCTCGTCCCATCATCCGGGTCCTTCTCGGAGGCGTCGTCGGAGGACTCCGTGTCGGAGACGTGTGGACCCCCGGATGTCCGCCGCGGCCTCAGCCTGGACTCGGACGCCGGGTTGAGCAACGAGGATCTGAGCAGCGAGCGCAGTGACTCGCCATGCCCGGTGCCGGGCCTCCAGCCGGCCGAATCCCTGGCCAggctggacctggacctggacctgggcCCGTCCATCATGGAGGACGTGCTGAGCATCATGGACCGCTATAAGGGTGAAGACGACCGCTGCGAGCTGTGA
- the ercc2 gene encoding general transcription and DNA repair factor IIH helicase subunit XPD gives MKLNIEGLLVYFPYDYIYPEQYSYMLELKRTLDAKGHGVLEMPSGTGKTISLLSLIVAYQRAFPLDVTKLIYCSRTVPEIEKVVEELRKLMEFYAKETGEVNNFLALSLSSRKNLCIHPEVSSLRFGKEVDGKCHSLTASYIRAQRHGNPNLPVCRFYEEFDAVGRQVPLPAGIYNLDDLKDFGRRKGWCPYYLARYAIIHANIVVYSYHYLLDPKIADLVSKELAKKSVVVFDEAHNIDNVCIDSMSVNITRRTLDRCQNNVDTLQNTIHKIKETDAAKLREEYRRLVEGLKEANVARETDIYLANPVLPDEVLQEAVPGSIRTAEHFVGFLRRFLEYLKARLRVQHVVQESAPQFLKDIFDKVCIDRKPLRFCAERLQSLLRTLEIADIADFSAVTLISNFATLVSTYSQGFTIIIEPFEDRTPTIANPVLHFSCMDPSIAIKPVFQRFQSVVITSGTLSPLDIYPRILDFRPVTMASFTMTLARTCLCPLIVGRGNDQVALSSKFETREDFAVIRNYGNLLLEMSAVVPDGIVAFFTSYVYMENIVASWYEQGILENIQKNKLIFIETQDAAETSMALEKYQEACENGRGAILLSVARGKVSEGIDFVHHFGRAVIMFGVPYVYTQSRILKARLEYLRDQFQIRENDFLTFDAMRHAAQCVGRAIRGKTDYGLMIFADKRYARSDKRGKLPRWIQEHINDGSLNLTVDEAVQLSKHFLRQMAQPFRQEDQLGLSLLTLEQLQSEEMLQKISQMAHQT, from the exons ATGaa GCTGAACATCGAGGGTCTGCTGGTCTATTTTCCTTATGATTACATCTATCCGGAGCAGTACTCTTACATGCTGGAGCTTAAGAGGACTTTGGATGCAAaa GGTCATGGAGTCCTGGAGATGCCGTCAGGAACAGGGAAGACCATCTCTCTACTGTCTCTCATCGTCGCCTACCAGAGG GCGTTTCCGCTGGACGTGACCAAGTTGATTTACTGCTCCAGAACAGTTCCTGAAATCGAGAAA GTTGTGGAGGAACTCAGGAAGCTGATGGAGTTTTATGCCAAAGAAACGGGAGAAGTGAACAACTTCCTGGCTCTGTCTCTGTCCTCCAGGAAGAACCTCTGCATCCACCCTGAA GTCAGCTCTCTACGGTTTGGGAAGGAGGTGGACGGGAAGTGCCACAGTCTGACGGCGTCCTACATCCGCGCTCAGCGCCACGGCAATCCCAACCTGCCTGTCTGTCGCTTTTATGAG GAATTTGATGCGGTTGGACGACAGGTTCCTCTTCCTGCCGGCATCTACAACCTGGACGACCTGAAGGACTTTGGCAGGAGGAAAGGCTGGTGTCCGTACTATCTGGCTCGCTACGCG ATAATTCATGCCAACATCGTCGTGTACAGCTACCACTACCTGCTGGACCCGAAGATAGCCGACCTGGTGTCCAAGGAGCTGGCCAAGAAGTCCGTGGTGGTGTTTGATGAGGCCCATAACATCG ACAACGTGTGCATCGACTCCATGAGTGTGAATATAACTCGGCGAACGCTGGACCGCTGCCAGAACAACGTAGACACGCtgcaaaacacgatacacaa gATAAAGGAGACTGATGCCGCCAAGCTGAGGGAGGAGTACAGACGACTGGTGGAGGGGCTGAAGGAGGCCAACGTTGCCAGGGAAACGGACATCTACCTGGCAAACCCAGTGCTACCTGACGAGGTCCTGCAAG AGGCTGTTCCCGGTTCGATCCGTACGGCCGAACACTTTGTCGGCTTCCTGCGGCGTTTCCTGGAGTACCTGAAGGCCCGGCTGCGGGTGCAGCACGTCGTCCAGGAGAGCGCCCCGCAGTTCCTGAAAGACATCTTCGACAAAGTCTGCATCGACAGGAAACCTCTCAG GTTCTGCGCGGAGAGGCTGCAGTCGTTGCTGCGAACTCTGGAGATCGCAGACATCGCAGACTTTTCGGCCGTTACGCTCATCTCCAACTTTGCGACTCTTGTCAGCACCTACAGCCAAG GTTTTACCATCATCATTGAACCTTTTGAGGACAGAACTCCAACCATCGCCAACCCTGTGCTGCACTTCAG CTGCATGGACCCGTCTATAGCCATCAAACCTGTTTTTCAGAGGTTCCAGTCGGTCGTCATCACCTCAGGG ACTCTCTCTCCGTTGGACATCTATCCCCGCATCCTCGACTTTCGACCCGTTACCATGGCGTCCTTCACTATGACGCTTGCACGAACTTGCCTCTGTCCTCTG atTGTCGGCCGTGGAAACGACCAAGTAGCTCTGAGCTCAAAGTTCGAGACGAGAGAGGATTTTG CCGTGATCCGTAACTATGGCAACCTGCTTCTGGAGATGTCGGCGGTCGTTCCCGACGGGATCGTTGCGTTTTTCACCAGCTACGTCTACATGGAGAACATCGTGGCGTCTTGGTACGAACAG GGGATCCTGGAGAACATCCAGAAAAACAAGCTGATCTTCATCGAAACGCAGGACGCAGCGGAAACCAGCATGGCTCTGGAAAAGTACCAGGAG GCGTGTGAGAACGGCCGAGGAGCCATCCTGCTCTCTGTGGCCCGAGGGAAGGTTTCCGAAGGAATAGACTTCG TTCACCATTTTGGCCGAGCGGTTATCATGTTTGGAGTCCCGTATGTTTACACTCAGAGCCGCATCCTGAAG GCTCGGCTGGAGTATCTGCGGGATCAGTTTCAGATCCGAGAGAACGACTTCCTGACGTTCGACGCCATGCGTCACGCCGCTCAGTGCGTCGGCAGAGCCATCAGAGGCAAGACGGACTACGGCCTCATGATCTTTGCTGACAAG AGATACGCTCGATCAGACAAACGTGGGAAACTTCCTCGTTGGATTCAGGAGCACATCAACGACGGCAGCCTGAACCTCACCGTGGACGAAGCCGTCCAGCTGTCCAAGCACTTCCTGCGTCAGATGGCTCAGCCGTTCAGACAG GAGGACCAGCTGGGTCTGTCTCTGCTGactctggagcagctgcagtCGGAGGAAATGCTGCAGAAAATCTCTCAGATGGCTCATCAGACATAA
- the LOC103475203 gene encoding unconventional myosin-XVIIIa-like — MQVIEVVKDLVKTEEQITAEQAWYGSEKVWLVHKKGFSLATVLKTECGSLPEGKVKIKLEHDGTILDVDEDDIEKANPPTYDRSEDLASLVYLNESSMMHCLRQRYGGNLIHSFAGPNMVVINPLSTPSMYSEKVMHMFKGCRREDTAPHVYAVAQSAYRNLLTTQQDQSIVLLGKSGSGKTTNCQHLVQYLVSIAGSTGKIFSAEKWQAVYTILEAFGNCSTTMNMNASRFSHVVSLDFDQAGQVASASIQTMLLDKLRVSRRPEAESTFNVFYYVMAGADGALRTELHLNQLNESSAFGIHSHSKTEDKQRALQQFTKLQAAMKVLGISVEEQRALWLILGAIYHLGAAGATKADEDEGNGMRLFLLQQLVLESVGLSLP; from the exons ATGCAAGTTATTGAGGTTGTTAAGGATCTG GTGAAGACAGAGGAGCAGATTACAGCAGAGCAGGCCTGGTACGGATCAGAGAAGGTCTGGCTTGTTCACAAAAAGGGTTTCTCTCTCG CCACTGTGCTGAAGACAGAGTGTGGCTCACTCCCCGAGGGAAAGGTGAAGATCAAGCTGGAGCATGATGGAACAATACTGGATGTGGATGAGGATGACATAGAAAAG GCCAACCCACCAACATATGACCGCTCAGAGGACCTGGCTTCACTCGTTTACCTAAATGAGTCCAGCATGATGCACTGCTTGAGGCAGCGCTACGGAGGAAACCTCATCCACTCCTTCGCTGGACCCAACATGGTCGTTATCAACCCTCTCAGTACACCTTCTATGTATTCTGAGAAG GTCATGCACATGTTCAAAGGCTGTCGGCGGGAGGACACTGCCCCTCACGTCTATGCCGTGGCCCAGTCAGCCTACCGCAACCTTCTCACTACCCAGCAGGATCAGTCCATTGTGCTTCTGGGGAAGTCTGGCAGTGGTAAAACCACCAACTGCCAGCATCTGGTCCAGTACCTGGTCTCTATAGCTGGAAGCACGGGCAAGATCTTCTCTG CTGAGAAGTGGCAGGCGGTCTACACAATCCTAGAGGCCTTTGGCAACTGCTCCACAACCATGAACATGAACGCCAGCCGCTTCTCTCATGTTGTGTCCCTGGACTTTGATCAGGCTGGACAGGTGGCTTCTGCCTCCATCCAG ACCATGCTGCTGGACAAACTGAGGGTGAGCAGAAGACCTGAAGCAGAGTCCAccttcaatgtgttttactaTGTGATGGCTGGAGCTGACGGCGCTCTGAG AACGGAGTTGCACCTTAACCAGCTGAATGAAAGCAGTGCTTTTGGGATTCACTCACACTCCAAG ACTGAAGACAAGCAGCGGGCCTTGCAGCAGTTCACCAAGCTGCAGGCGGCCATGAAGGTGCTGGGCATTTCTGTGGAGGAACAGAGGGCTCTCTGGCTTATTCTAGGAGCCATTTATCACTTAGGGGCCGCAGGAGCCACTAAAG